One genomic segment of Ctenopharyngodon idella isolate HZGC_01 chromosome 7, HZGC01, whole genome shotgun sequence includes these proteins:
- the mespaa gene encoding mesoderm posterior aa gives MDTSSSALQLQDSSAFLLDCENILDPSYGVSDAGYYSAGSSLSPTSSIDSCGFSPPAYSCGAGHDILPAFPLHSITTQEKNKVQPPKRTGRPRSKFPGVKRETASEREKLRMRDLTKALHHLRTYLPPSVAPVGKTLTKIETLRLAIQYISCLSAQLELSEDEVNRGDQAEVIAPSTMFDSFSAAPSVPAQQFPSMTCYQTQNPVEGDFLSFPAQDFWFPQQHDFFHGQC, from the exons ATGGATACCTCCAGCTCTGCTCTTCAGCTCCAAGACAGCAGCGCTTTCCTTCTTGACTGCGAGAACATTCTGGATCCGAGCTACGGCGTCTCAGATGCGGGCTACTACAGCGCCGGCAGCAGCCTGTCTCCAACCTCTTCCATAGATTCCTGCGGCTTCTCCCCTCCAGCGTACTCTTGCGGAGCGGGACACGACATACTGCCGGCTTTCCCACTCCACAGCATCACCACCCAGGAGAAGAACAAGGTCCAGCCACCCAAGAGAACTGGAAGGCCGAGGTCAAAATTCCCTGGAGTGAAGCGTGAAACCGCAAGTGAACGGGAGAAGCTGAGGATGAGGGATCTGACCAAAGCTCTTCATCACCTCAGGACGTACCTGCCTCCATCTGTGGCTCCTGTCGGAAAAACCCTGACCAAGATTGAGACGCTACGGCTCGCTATCCAGTACATCTCCTGTCTGTCTGCTCAGCTTGAACTCAGTGAAGACGAGGTGAATCGAGGCGATCAGGCCGAGGTCATCGCCCCATCAACCATGTTTGACAGCTTCAGCGCGGCACCTTCAGTTCCAGCTCAGCAGTTCCCATCGATGACCTGTTATCAG acTCAGAATCCAGTTGAAGGCGATTTCCTTTCATTCCCAGCTCAGGATTTTTGGTTTCCCCAGCAACACGATTTCTTCCATGGACAGTGCTGA
- the anpepla gene encoding aminopeptidase N yields MGKGFYISKSTGFVLLGLAAGAVLTILTLSVVYAKEKRKNEVNSTDKTHMVTTTAPYSTSAPSNEPWDKYRLPDTLRPEYYNVTLWPRLVADKQGMYIFTGKSGVAFKCVKKTNLIIIHSNRLNFTLLSEMHYAKLTGLEGTHAPAILKTWFQEQTQFMVIQLKEDLHVGKSYWLYTEFSGELSDDLGGFYRSEYVENGVKKVVATTQMQPTAARKAFPCFDEPSMKAVFHLTLLHPPGTVALSNGMELGTESISIDNQEVLLTRFEPTEKMSTYLLAFVVSEFINIQTPPETNVLIRIWGRREAIANGQGDYALNVTFPILKYFEKYYNTKYPLSKSDQIALPDFAAGAMENWGLVTYRESSLFYDPKVSSNEDKEWVVTVITHELAHMWFGNLVTMRWWNDLWLNEGFASYVSYLGADYAEPTWNVKDLMVLQQVQRAFAVDALVSSHPLSSREDEIITPDQIDDLFDTITYSKGAAILRMLSEFLSEPVFAKGLHNYLHEYAYSNTVYTDLWKKLQEVADADSSVQLPASINEIMNRWILQMGFPVVTIDTQTGSISQQHFLIDPEAVVDKPSDYSYEWFVPITWMKSGSKMGQRWLLTKSASYESMKTDTDWVLANLNVTGYYRVNYDSHNWERLLTQLTTDHKVISVLNRAQIIDDAFNLARAEIVNITLALRTTMYLSKEKEYIPWESAIRNLEYFFHMFDRSEVYGPLQTYLRGKVQPLFDHFKVITSNWTQKPPRYLDQYNEPNVISMACKTGVKGCSELTRMWYRQWMKTPDSNPIPPHLKPTVYCNAIAAGGVEEWDFGWKMFKNSTIGGEAKKLLLGLSCTKVPWLLNRYLEYTMDPNQIRKQDIMFAISYVAGNEIGQPLAWDFIRANWESLIKDYDGGSFFGSLILRIIKKFSTKFELQQLQQFKEDIAASAFSFGTHAIEQAIEQTKANVKWVSENKAQVMNWLTEQSV; encoded by the exons ATGGGGAAAGgcttttatatcagtaagtccaCAGGGTTTGTGCTACTCGGGTTGGCCGCTGGGGCCGTGCTCACCATCCTTACTTTATCAGTGGTCTACGCTAAGGAGAAACGGAAAAACGAGGTGAATAGCACTGACAAGACTCATATGGTGACGACCACAGCACCCTACAGCACCTCAGCACCATCAAACGAACCCTGGGACAAGTACAGACTGCCTGACACCCTTCGTCCTGAGTACTACAATGTGACGCTTTGGCCTCGGTTGGTGGCAGACAAGCAGGGCATGTACATTTTCACTGGGAAATCTGGAGTGGCATTCAAGTGCGTGAAGAAGACCAACCTGATTATTATTCATTCCAATAGACTGAACTTCACCTTGCTGTCGGAGATGCACTATGCGAAACTGACAGGTTTGGAAGGGACACACGCTCCGGCCATACTGAAAACCTGGTTTCAAGAACAAACACAGTTTATGGTAATTCAACTGAAAGAAGATCTACATGTTGGAAAATCCTACTGGCTCTACACAGAATTCAGTGGAGAGCTGTCAGATGACCTAGGAGGATTTTACAGGAGCGAATACGTAGAAAATGGCGTGAAAAA AGTTGTTGCCACAACACAAATGCAGCCCACTGCCGCCCGGAAAGCTTTCCCCTGCTTTGATGAGCCGTCAATGAAGGCCGTCTTCCATCTGACTCTCCTACACCCTCCTGGAACTGTGGCCCTTTCTAACGGCATGGAGCTGG GCACTGAAAGCATCAGCATAGATAATCAAGAGGTTTTACTGACCAGATTTGAGCCAACTGAAAAAATGTCGACATATCTGTTGGCCTTCGTCGTCAGCGAATTCATCAACATACAAACCCCACCAGAGACCAATGTTTTG ATCAGAATCTGGGGACGTAGAGAAGCCATTGCGAATGGACAGGGAGATTACGCCCTTAATGTGACATTCcctattttgaagtatttcgaAAAGTATTACAACACCAAATACCCCCTATCCAAATCAG ACCAAATCGCACTGCCTGATTTCGCTGCTGGAGCAATGGAAAACTGGGGTCTGGTCACATACCGAGAATCATCTCTTTTCTACGACCCAAAAGTATCCTCTAATGAAGATAAAGAATGGGTGGTCACTGTAATCACACATGAACTTGCACACATG tGGTTTGGGAACCTTGTGACCATGAGATGGTGGAACGACCTGTGGCTCAACGAAGGCTTTGCGAGTTATGTGTCATATCTTGGAGCTGATTATGCTGAACCCACCTGGAATGTT AAAGATCTGATGGTGCTGCAGCAGGTTCAAAGGGCATTTGCAGTCGACGCTCTTGTTTCCTCACATCCGCTGTCTTCAAGAGAGGATGAAATCATTACACCGGATCAAATCGATGACCTATTTGATACCATCACGTATAGCAAG GGGGCTGCAATACTGAGAATGCTGTCTGAGTTTCTGTCGGAGCCTGTCTTTGCTAAAGGACTTCAT AATTACTTGCATGAGTATGCATACAGCAACACTGTGTACACAGATCTTTGGAAAAAACTGCAGGAA gttgcaGATGCAGATTCAAGCGTCCAGCTCCCAGCCtcaataaatgaaattatgaatCGCTGGATTCTTCAGATGGGTTTCCCTGTAGTAACTATTGACACTCAAACAGGAAGTATCTCTCAGCAGCACTTCCTGATAGACCCAGAGGCAGTAGTAGACAAGCCATCTGACTACAG TTACGAATGGTTTGTGCCAATCACATGGATGAAGAGTGGCAGTAAAATGGGCCAGCGCTGGCTGCTTACAAAATCTGCTTCATATGAGTCCATGAAGACAGATACTGACTGGGTATTGGCCAACCTAAATGTCACGGGATACTACAGGGTTAATTATGATTCCCACAACTGGGAACGTCTTCTTACACAACTGACTACAGATCATAAA GTTATTTCAGTTCTTAACAGGGCCCAGATTATTGATGATGCATTTAATTTGGCAAG GGCAGAGATAGTCAACATAACCCTGGCTCTGAGAACAACCATGTATCTCTCCAAAGAGAAAGAGTACATACCATGGGAATCTGCCATAAGAAATTTGGAGTACTTTTTCCACATGTTTGACCGATCAGAAGTTTATGGACCTTTGCAG ACTTACCTGCGGGGAAAGGTGCAACCTCTTTTTGACCACTTCAAAGTTATCACATCAAACTGGACTCAGAAACCCCCAAGATACTTGGACCA ATACAACGAACCGAATGTTATTTCAATGGCCTGCAAAACTGGAGTGAAAGGATGTTCAGAGCTCACTAGGATGTGGTACAGACAATGGATGAAGACGCCTGACAGTAACCC AATTCCCCCACATCTGAAGCCCACCGTGTACTGTAATGCCATCGCCGCTGGTGGTGTTGAGGAGTGGGATTTTGGATGGAAGATGTTCAAGAACAGTACTATTGGTGGAGAGGCAAAGAAACTGTTACTTGGTCTATCATGCACTAAAGTGCCCTGGCTGTTAAACAG GTACCTGGAATACACAATGGATCCGAACCAGATCAGGAAGCAGGACATTATGTTCGCCATTTCGTATGTTGCGGGCAACGAAATAGGGCAGCCGTTGGCTTGGGACTTTATCAGAGCCAACTGGGAATCTTTAATTAAAGA TTATGATGGCGGATCCTTTTTTGGAAGTTTGATTCTGCGCATCATAAAAAAGTTTTCTACAAAATTTGAACTGCAACAG TTACAGCAATTCAAAGAGGACATTGCAGCGAGTGCTTTTAGCTTTGGCACACATGCAATAGAACAGGCCATCGAGCAGACGAAAGCCAACGTTAAATGGGTTTCTGAAAACAAAGCTCAAGTGATGAATTGGCTGACTGAACAGTCGGTCTAA